The Stenotrophomonas maltophilia genome includes a region encoding these proteins:
- the mfd gene encoding transcription-repair coupling factor: protein MSRTSYPAPPLPRAGQLRAWWRAPASPTALAWYLAQAARAHDAPLLVIARDNHGANQLEADLQTLLGGDPALPVVAFPDWETLPYDRFSPHPDIISQRLSALHRLPALKRGLVIVPVQTLLQQLAPRSYVIGGSFDLKVGQRLDLEAEKRRLESAGYRNVPQVMDPGDFAVRGGLLDVFPMGADEPLRVELLDEDIDSIRAFDPESQRSLDKVEAVHMLPGREVPMDEASIARVLATLRERFDVDTRRSSLYQDLKSGLAPAGVEYYLPLFFERTATLFDYLPDGSLPVVCTGAYEASVAFWAQTADRYEQRRHDVERPLLPPSALYLSPELLRERLNDAPRIEVWSADHARIADAHALGDQPLPPLPVAAREAPAGDALKSFLGHYPGRVLIAADSPGRREALLEVLQAAELKPPVVADLPSFLADDARFAIAVAPLEDGFALDDPRIAVLTERQLFPERAGSTRRTRRAGREPEAIIRDLGELTEGAPIVHEDHGVGRYRGLIAMDVGGMPGEFLEIEYAKGDRLYVPVAQLHLISRYSGASAETAPLHSLGGEQWSKAKRKAAEKVRDVAAELLEIQARRQARAGLALQVDRAMYEPFAAGFPFEETPDQLAAIDATLRDLASSQPMDRVVCGDVGFGKTEVAVRAAFAAASAGKQVAVLVPTTLLAEQHYRNFRDRFADYPLKVEVLSRFKSTKEIKAELEKVAAGTIDVIVGTHRLLQPDVKFKDLGMVIVDEEQRFGVRQKEALKALRANVHLLTLTATPIPRTLNMAMAGLRDLSIIATPPPNRLAVQTFITQWDNALLREAFQRELARGGQLYFLHNDVESIGRMQRELSELVPEARIGIAHGQMPERELEKVMLDFQKQRFNVLLSTTIIESGIDIPNANTIIINRADRFGLAQLHQLRGRVGRSHHRAYAYLITPDRRAITPDAEKRLEAIASMDELGAGFTLATHDLEIRGAGELLGEDQSGQMAEVGFSLYTELLERAVRSIKQGKLPDLDAGEEVRGAEVELHVPALIPEDYLPDVHTRLTLYKRISSARDSDALRELQVEMIDRFGLLPDAAKHLFAIAELKLKANALGIRKLDLGENGGRIVFESKPNIDPMAVIQLIQKQPNLYAMEGPDKLRIKHPLPLPEDRFNAARALLTTLAPG, encoded by the coding sequence ATGTCGCGTACCTCATACCCCGCCCCGCCGCTGCCGCGCGCCGGCCAGCTCCGCGCCTGGTGGCGCGCCCCCGCCTCGCCGACCGCCCTGGCCTGGTACCTGGCCCAGGCCGCGCGTGCGCATGACGCCCCGCTGCTGGTGATCGCCCGTGACAACCACGGTGCCAACCAGCTCGAAGCCGACCTGCAGACCCTGCTTGGCGGTGACCCGGCCCTGCCGGTGGTCGCCTTCCCGGACTGGGAAACCCTGCCGTACGACCGCTTCAGCCCGCATCCGGACATCATCTCGCAGCGCTTGTCCGCCCTGCACCGCCTGCCGGCGCTGAAGCGCGGCCTGGTGATCGTGCCGGTGCAGACCCTGCTGCAGCAGCTGGCCCCGCGCAGCTATGTGATCGGTGGCAGCTTCGACCTGAAAGTGGGCCAGCGCCTGGACCTGGAAGCCGAGAAGCGTCGCCTGGAAAGCGCCGGCTACCGCAACGTGCCGCAGGTGATGGACCCGGGTGACTTCGCGGTGCGCGGCGGCCTGCTCGACGTGTTCCCGATGGGCGCCGACGAGCCGCTGCGGGTAGAACTACTGGACGAGGACATCGACTCGATCCGTGCCTTCGATCCGGAAAGCCAGCGTTCGCTGGACAAGGTCGAGGCGGTGCACATGCTGCCTGGCCGCGAAGTGCCGATGGACGAGGCCAGCATCGCACGCGTGCTGGCCACGCTGCGCGAGCGTTTCGATGTGGATACCCGGCGCAGTTCGCTGTACCAGGATCTGAAGTCCGGGCTGGCCCCGGCCGGCGTCGAGTACTACCTGCCGCTGTTCTTCGAACGCACCGCAACCCTGTTCGACTACCTGCCCGACGGCAGCCTGCCGGTGGTCTGTACCGGTGCGTATGAAGCGTCCGTCGCGTTCTGGGCGCAGACCGCGGACCGCTATGAGCAGCGCCGCCATGATGTGGAGCGCCCGCTGCTGCCGCCTTCGGCGTTGTACCTGTCGCCGGAGCTGCTGCGCGAGCGCCTGAACGATGCCCCGCGCATCGAGGTGTGGTCGGCTGACCACGCGCGCATCGCCGATGCCCATGCGCTGGGTGACCAGCCGCTGCCGCCGCTGCCGGTGGCCGCGCGCGAGGCCCCCGCTGGCGACGCGCTGAAATCCTTCCTCGGCCACTATCCGGGCCGGGTACTGATCGCCGCCGATTCGCCCGGACGTCGCGAGGCCCTGCTGGAAGTGCTGCAGGCCGCCGAGCTGAAGCCGCCGGTGGTGGCCGACCTGCCCAGCTTCCTCGCCGACGATGCGCGCTTCGCGATCGCGGTGGCACCGCTGGAAGATGGCTTCGCACTGGACGATCCGCGCATCGCGGTGCTGACCGAGCGCCAGCTGTTCCCCGAGCGCGCCGGCAGCACCCGCCGCACGCGTCGTGCCGGCCGCGAGCCGGAAGCGATCATCCGCGACCTCGGCGAACTGACCGAGGGTGCACCGATCGTGCACGAGGACCATGGTGTCGGCCGCTACCGTGGCCTGATCGCGATGGACGTCGGCGGCATGCCCGGCGAGTTCCTCGAAATCGAATACGCCAAGGGCGACCGCCTGTATGTGCCGGTCGCCCAGCTGCACCTGATCAGCCGCTACTCCGGCGCTTCAGCGGAAACCGCGCCGCTGCATTCGCTCGGTGGCGAACAGTGGAGCAAGGCCAAGCGCAAGGCCGCCGAAAAGGTTCGCGACGTCGCTGCCGAACTGCTGGAGATCCAGGCCCGTCGCCAGGCGCGTGCCGGCCTGGCACTGCAGGTGGACCGTGCGATGTACGAGCCGTTCGCAGCCGGATTCCCGTTCGAGGAAACCCCCGATCAGCTGGCCGCCATCGACGCCACCCTGCGCGACCTCGCCAGCAGCCAGCCGATGGACCGTGTGGTCTGCGGCGACGTCGGTTTCGGCAAGACCGAGGTGGCGGTGCGTGCGGCATTCGCCGCCGCCAGTGCCGGCAAGCAGGTGGCCGTGCTGGTGCCGACCACGCTGCTGGCCGAACAGCATTACCGCAACTTCCGCGACCGCTTCGCCGATTACCCGCTGAAGGTCGAGGTGCTGTCGCGCTTCAAGAGCACCAAGGAGATCAAGGCCGAGCTGGAAAAGGTCGCTGCCGGCACCATCGACGTCATCGTCGGCACCCATCGCCTGCTGCAGCCCGACGTGAAGTTCAAGGACCTGGGCATGGTCATCGTCGACGAAGAGCAGCGTTTCGGCGTGCGCCAGAAGGAAGCCCTGAAGGCGCTGCGCGCCAACGTGCACCTGCTGACCCTGACCGCCACGCCGATCCCGCGCACCTTGAACATGGCCATGGCCGGCCTGCGCGACCTGTCGATCATCGCCACGCCGCCGCCGAACCGGCTGGCGGTGCAGACCTTCATCACCCAGTGGGACAACGCGCTGCTGCGCGAAGCCTTCCAGCGCGAGCTGGCACGTGGCGGCCAGCTGTACTTCCTGCACAACGACGTGGAAAGCATCGGCCGCATGCAGCGCGAGCTGTCCGAGCTGGTGCCGGAAGCGCGCATCGGCATCGCCCACGGGCAGATGCCCGAGCGCGAGCTGGAAAAGGTGATGCTGGACTTCCAGAAGCAGCGCTTCAACGTGCTGCTGTCGACCACGATCATCGAATCGGGCATCGACATCCCCAACGCCAACACCATCATCATCAACCGCGCCGACCGCTTCGGCCTGGCCCAGCTGCACCAGCTGCGTGGGCGCGTGGGCCGTTCGCACCACCGTGCCTACGCCTACCTGATCACCCCCGACCGCCGCGCGATCACCCCCGACGCTGAGAAGCGCCTGGAAGCGATCGCCTCGATGGACGAGTTGGGCGCCGGCTTCACCCTGGCCACGCACGATCTGGAGATCCGCGGTGCCGGCGAACTGCTCGGCGAGGACCAGAGCGGGCAGATGGCCGAGGTCGGCTTCAGCCTGTACACCGAGCTACTGGAGCGCGCGGTACGCAGCATCAAGCAGGGCAAGCTGCCCGACCTGGATGCCGGCGAGGAAGTGCGTGGTGCCGAGGTCGAACTGCATGTGCCGGCATTGATCCCGGAAGACTACCTGCCGGACGTGCATACCCGCCTGACCCTGTACAAGCGTATTTCCAGCGCGCGCGACAGCGATGCGCTGCGCGAACTGCAGGTGGAGATGATCGATCGCTTCGGCCTGCTGCCGGATGCGGCCAAGCACCTGTTCGCCATCGCCGAGCTGAAGCTGAAAGCCAACGCGCTGGGCATCCGCAAGCTGGACCTGGGCGAGAACGGTGGCCGCATCGTGTTCGAGTCCAAGCCGAACATCGATCCGATGGCGGTGATCCAGCTGATCCAGAAACAGCCAAACCTCTATGCCATGGAAGGGCCCGACAAGCTTCGCATCAAGCATCCGCTGCCGTTGCCGGAGGACCGCTTCAACGCGGCCCGCGCCCTTCTGACCACCCTCGCCCCGGGTTGA
- a CDS encoding GNAT family N-acetyltransferase produces MATRNRMPPWHEIFKAPSGHELLIRPIRPEDGAPLQAAFSLFGPEEIRDRFLQAVTELSPETTQRLTHPNPKTEITLVAAESLPAGEAVVGAVARASIIPGTREAEYAILISRFLIGQGLGRQLMRKLVKWGRGKYLDRLYGDVAAENEPMKQLAASLGFKPVPHPTGAEGLVRMVLELDN; encoded by the coding sequence ATGGCCACTCGCAACCGCATGCCGCCCTGGCATGAGATCTTCAAGGCTCCCAGCGGCCACGAGCTGCTGATCCGCCCCATCCGCCCGGAAGACGGCGCACCGCTGCAAGCGGCGTTCAGCCTGTTCGGGCCGGAAGAAATCCGTGATCGTTTCCTGCAGGCGGTGACCGAGCTGTCGCCGGAAACCACCCAGCGCCTGACGCACCCCAATCCCAAGACCGAGATCACCCTGGTCGCAGCCGAATCCCTGCCCGCTGGCGAAGCGGTGGTCGGCGCGGTCGCCCGGGCCTCGATCATCCCTGGTACCCGTGAAGCCGAGTACGCGATCCTGATCAGCCGCTTCCTCATTGGCCAGGGCCTGGGCCGGCAGCTGATGCGCAAGCTGGTGAAGTGGGGCCGCGGCAAGTACCTCGACCGCCTGTACGGCGACGTTGCCGCCGAGAACGAGCCGATGAAGCAGCTGGCCGCCTCGCTGGGCTTCAAGCCGGTGCCGCACCCGACCGGTGCCGAAGGCCTGGTGCGGATGGTGCTGGAGCTGGACAACTGA
- a CDS encoding 23S rRNA (adenine(2030)-N(6))-methyltransferase RlmJ, which yields MNYRHAFHAGNHADVLKHIVQLALIDSFKRKDSPFFVLDTHGGAGRYLLASEESRKTLEAESGIMRLMAQPKLPEVVERYLKAVQADNPVGALTNYPGSPLLSAQAMRAQDRMAVCELQEAETATLKALFAHDSRVDVRAGDGYALLRSLLPPKFNGSKIGRGLVLIDPPYEAQDAEYQAVLAALAETLARWPQATCAVWFPIKQRRTILHFLRKATALPVKSAMTIEFLVRPDDSPLRLNGSGMLLLNPPWQFDRVVGPALPALRQHLGEPGASTRLDWLKAPE from the coding sequence ATGAACTATCGCCACGCCTTCCATGCCGGCAACCACGCCGATGTGCTCAAGCACATCGTGCAGCTGGCCCTGATCGACAGCTTCAAGCGCAAGGACAGCCCGTTCTTCGTGCTCGACACCCACGGCGGTGCCGGCCGCTACCTGCTGGCCAGCGAAGAGAGCCGCAAGACCCTGGAGGCCGAATCCGGGATCATGCGGCTGATGGCCCAGCCCAAGCTGCCGGAGGTGGTCGAGCGCTACCTGAAGGCGGTCCAGGCCGACAACCCGGTCGGCGCGCTGACCAACTACCCGGGCTCGCCGCTGCTGAGCGCACAGGCGATGCGCGCGCAGGACCGGATGGCGGTCTGCGAGCTGCAGGAAGCCGAAACGGCCACGCTGAAGGCCCTGTTCGCCCATGACAGCCGCGTCGATGTGCGCGCTGGCGATGGCTATGCCCTGCTGCGCTCGCTGCTGCCGCCGAAGTTCAACGGCAGCAAGATCGGTCGTGGCCTGGTGCTGATCGATCCGCCGTACGAGGCGCAGGACGCCGAATACCAGGCCGTTCTGGCCGCCCTGGCCGAGACCCTGGCACGCTGGCCGCAGGCCACCTGTGCGGTCTGGTTCCCGATCAAGCAGCGCCGCACCATTCTGCATTTCCTGCGCAAGGCCACTGCCCTGCCGGTCAAGTCGGCGATGACGATCGAGTTCCTGGTGCGCCCGGACGACTCGCCGCTGCGCCTCAACGGCAGCGGCATGCTGCTGCTCAACCCGCCGTGGCAGTTCGACCGGGTGGTCGGCCCGGCCCTGCCGGCGCTGCGCCAGCACCTGGGCGAACCGGGGGCCAGCACCCGCCTGGATTGGCTCAAAGCCCCCGAATAA
- the creB gene encoding two-component system response regulator CreB: MLRAMTAPVAHVLVVEDEAAIAETVLYALRSEGYAASHCLLGGEALQRLQAGDIDVVVLDVGLPDLGGFEVCRRLRAQPGPAAQLPVIFLTARNDEVDRVLGLELGADDYMTKPFSPRELVARVRARLRRAAPVIAAPSADAGWQEHGAFAIDREGRRIRFRGQALDLTRYEYALLEALLQRPGAILSRAQLMDRGWDSSADSADRTVDTHVKTLRAKLRAAGASDDPIRTHRGLGYALEV; this comes from the coding sequence ATGCTGCGCGCCATGACAGCTCCCGTTGCCCATGTCCTGGTAGTCGAGGACGAAGCCGCCATCGCCGAAACCGTGCTCTATGCGCTGCGCAGCGAGGGCTATGCCGCCAGCCACTGCCTGCTGGGCGGGGAGGCGCTGCAGCGGCTGCAGGCCGGGGATATCGACGTGGTGGTGCTGGACGTGGGCCTGCCCGACCTGGGCGGTTTCGAGGTGTGCCGGCGCCTGCGCGCGCAGCCCGGGCCGGCGGCGCAGCTGCCGGTGATCTTCCTGACCGCCCGCAATGATGAAGTGGACCGCGTGCTCGGCCTGGAGCTGGGCGCCGACGACTACATGACCAAGCCGTTCTCGCCGCGCGAGCTGGTGGCGCGGGTGCGTGCACGCCTGCGCCGTGCGGCGCCGGTCATCGCAGCGCCCAGCGCCGATGCAGGCTGGCAGGAACATGGCGCGTTCGCCATCGACCGCGAAGGCCGGCGCATCCGCTTCCGTGGCCAGGCACTGGACCTGACCCGCTACGAGTACGCGCTGCTGGAGGCGCTGCTGCAGCGACCCGGTGCCATCCTCAGCCGTGCCCAGCTGATGGACCGTGGCTGGGACAGCAGCGCCGACAGTGCCGACCGCACCGTCGATACCCATGTAAAGACGCTGCGTGCCAAGCTGCGCGCGGCCGGTGCCAGCGACGACCCGATCCGCACCCACCGTGGCCTTGGCTACGCGCTGGAGGTCTAG
- the creC gene encoding two-component system sensor histidine kinase CreC, whose amino-acid sequence MRLVLKLFLGFFLITGIAAFFVMRVFVNEVKPGVRQAMESTLVDAANVLAEMAAADVKDGTIGSGSFTRNLAKARQRDLKAMVWRFPKRSLDYRVTITDAKGIVIYDSLGRDLGRDNSRWNDVYRTLRGEYGARSSPEIPGEEGDTVMHVAAPVYDPADGRTLIGVLSLAQPNRSIDPFIAASQRAIIERGAWLIGLSALVGVLVTMWLTTGLGQLSRYARAVSAGEPVPPPRRRRDEIGDLGQALETMRRKLEGKAYVEQYVQSLTHEMKSPLAAIRGAAELLQEPLPEADRVHFARSIVDQQERLTETIDKLLALAEVEQHGWLQTRDPIALPALLADAAAAAQVRAQAAGVRVHIGNVPDLRVQGDGYLLRQALHNLIDNAIAFSPSGAEIALQAEVDGKGVRLQVADRGAGIPDYARERVFERFYSLARPGSGRRSSGLGLPFVQEVARLHDGRASVDVREGGGTVASLWLPLGAPGQRPRR is encoded by the coding sequence ATGCGCCTGGTGCTGAAGCTGTTCCTGGGCTTCTTCCTGATCACCGGCATCGCGGCCTTCTTCGTGATGCGCGTGTTCGTCAACGAAGTGAAGCCGGGTGTGCGCCAGGCGATGGAATCGACCCTGGTCGATGCGGCCAACGTGCTGGCCGAGATGGCCGCCGCCGACGTCAAGGACGGCACCATCGGCAGCGGCAGCTTCACCCGCAACCTGGCCAAGGCACGGCAGCGCGACCTGAAGGCAATGGTCTGGCGTTTCCCGAAGCGCTCGCTGGATTACCGGGTGACCATCACCGATGCCAAGGGCATCGTCATCTACGACTCGCTGGGCCGTGACCTTGGCCGCGACAATTCGCGCTGGAATGATGTCTACCGCACCCTGCGTGGCGAGTACGGTGCCCGTTCCAGCCCCGAGATTCCGGGCGAGGAAGGCGATACGGTGATGCATGTGGCGGCGCCGGTATACGACCCGGCCGATGGCCGCACCCTGATCGGCGTGCTCAGCCTGGCCCAGCCCAACCGCAGCATCGATCCGTTCATCGCTGCCAGCCAGCGCGCCATCATCGAGCGCGGTGCCTGGCTCATCGGATTGTCGGCGCTGGTCGGCGTGCTGGTGACGATGTGGCTGACCACTGGCCTCGGCCAGCTCAGCCGCTATGCACGCGCGGTCAGCGCGGGCGAACCGGTGCCACCACCACGGCGCCGTCGCGACGAGATCGGCGATCTCGGCCAGGCGCTGGAAACGATGCGCCGCAAGCTCGAAGGCAAGGCCTACGTCGAGCAGTACGTGCAGTCGCTGACGCACGAGATGAAGAGCCCGCTGGCGGCGATCCGCGGTGCCGCCGAACTGCTGCAGGAGCCGCTGCCCGAAGCGGACCGCGTGCATTTCGCGCGCAGCATTGTCGATCAGCAGGAACGGCTGACCGAGACCATCGACAAGCTGCTGGCGCTGGCCGAAGTGGAACAGCACGGCTGGCTGCAGACCCGCGACCCGATTGCATTGCCGGCATTGCTGGCCGATGCGGCCGCGGCCGCGCAGGTGCGCGCGCAGGCGGCCGGTGTGCGGGTCCACATCGGCAACGTGCCCGACCTGCGGGTGCAGGGCGACGGCTACCTGCTGCGGCAGGCGCTGCACAACCTGATCGACAACGCGATTGCCTTCTCGCCGTCCGGCGCGGAGATCGCGCTGCAGGCCGAGGTGGATGGAAAGGGCGTGCGCCTGCAGGTGGCCGACCGCGGCGCCGGCATCCCGGACTATGCGCGCGAACGGGTGTTCGAACGCTTCTATTCGCTGGCGCGGCCCGGCAGCGGGCGGCGCAGTTCCGGCCTGGGCCTGCCATTCGTGCAGGAAGTCGCGCGCCTGCACGATGGGCGCGCCAGTGTCGACGTCCGCGAGGGCGGCGGCACCGTGGCCAGCCTGTGGCTGCCGTTGGGCGCGCCGGGCCAGCGCCCTCGCCGCTGA
- the creD gene encoding cell envelope integrity protein CreD: protein MKSLKMLLRFAIVGGLILLLLVPLTMIRGVINERSAYRDEAFSRVADSRAGAQQLVGPVRVVPWVERKQVELVDPLGVKKTEIQVTEGHWLQMPASLEVGGEMLPSQREVGLFKVPVYSWNGQMKATFAADDYPVKAGRSYGQPYVAVGVSDVRGLVGTPNLRVDGKQLRLLPGVGAASEVGRGLHAPVAGFAADQGGTLAASTVELELRLDGSRMLSVVPLGDDTHIALRSSWPHPSFSGAFLPNERRVDAQGFDARWAVSSLASDAQRQLRNDGAVESQAVTVSLVDPVDTYTQADRASKYGVLFVLLTFVGFILFELIKSLRIHPLQYLMVGLALAIFFLLLISLSEHIAFWKAYLVSAVACIGLQAVYLANVLGHWKRGLGFAALLTVLYGALYGLLVSENNALLMGSLLLFVILALAMWVTRRVDWYALGAELK from the coding sequence ATGAAATCCCTGAAGATGCTGCTGAGGTTCGCCATTGTCGGCGGGCTGATCCTGCTGCTGCTGGTGCCGCTGACCATGATCCGCGGGGTCATCAACGAACGCAGTGCGTACCGCGACGAGGCGTTCTCGCGGGTGGCCGACAGCCGCGCCGGTGCACAGCAGCTGGTGGGCCCGGTGCGGGTGGTGCCATGGGTGGAACGCAAGCAGGTTGAACTGGTCGACCCGCTGGGCGTCAAGAAGACCGAGATACAGGTCACCGAGGGGCACTGGCTGCAGATGCCGGCGTCGCTGGAGGTGGGCGGCGAGATGCTGCCGAGCCAGCGCGAAGTCGGCCTGTTCAAGGTACCGGTGTACAGCTGGAACGGCCAGATGAAGGCGACCTTCGCCGCAGACGACTATCCGGTGAAGGCCGGCCGCAGCTACGGCCAGCCGTATGTCGCGGTTGGTGTATCCGATGTGCGTGGCCTGGTGGGTACGCCGAACCTGCGCGTGGATGGCAAGCAGCTGCGGTTGCTGCCGGGCGTTGGCGCGGCCAGCGAGGTGGGGCGAGGCCTGCACGCACCGGTGGCCGGTTTCGCTGCGGATCAGGGCGGCACGCTGGCTGCCAGCACGGTTGAACTGGAGCTGCGCCTGGATGGCAGCCGCATGCTGTCGGTGGTGCCGTTGGGCGATGACACCCACATCGCGCTGCGTTCGAGCTGGCCGCATCCGTCGTTCAGCGGCGCGTTCCTGCCCAACGAACGCCGCGTTGATGCGCAGGGCTTCGATGCACGCTGGGCGGTGTCCTCGCTGGCCTCCGATGCCCAGCGCCAGCTGCGCAATGATGGTGCGGTCGAATCGCAGGCGGTGACGGTGTCGCTGGTCGATCCGGTCGATACCTACACCCAGGCCGACCGTGCCTCGAAATACGGCGTGCTGTTCGTGCTGCTCACCTTCGTCGGCTTCATCCTGTTCGAGCTGATCAAGTCGCTGCGCATCCACCCGTTGCAGTACCTGATGGTGGGCCTGGCGCTGGCGATCTTCTTCCTGCTGCTGATCAGCCTGTCCGAGCACATCGCGTTCTGGAAGGCTTACCTGGTCTCGGCCGTGGCCTGTATTGGCCTGCAGGCGGTGTACCTGGCCAATGTGCTGGGCCACTGGAAGCGCGGCCTTGGCTTCGCTGCGCTGCTGACCGTGCTGTACGGCGCGCTGTATGGCCTGCTGGTGTCGGAGAACAACGCGCTGTTGATGGGTTCGCTGCTGCTGTTCGTGATCCTGGCGCTGGCGATGTGGGTGACCCGCCGGGTCGACTGGTACGCGCTCGGCGCGGAACTGAAGTAA
- a CDS encoding M20/M25/M40 family metallo-hydrolase, which produces MLAAALAMGGNAGAQQRETVDLDMVSRIRQEAFHRSQVMDTFSYLTERIGPRLTNSPAMGRANAWTRGKFNEWKLDNVHDEAFDDFGRGWEFTSASVEMLGDRVQPLHALPKAWTPGTKGPVEGELVQVEIKKPEDIEKYRGKLRGKILLLDEAREYKRGTEADSHRHDATSLEGLQEFTLPKDKDATAERAKRVKEYQERQQLATKVNAFFVEEGALASISISSWDNGIIRVAGGGSRKAGESVGIPELAMISEHFNPLVRALEAKQTVRLRVDVAARFTDEADQPGYNTLAEIRGSSKPDEVVMIGAHLDSWHSGTGAADNAAGVAVMMEAMRILKATGAKPRRTIRVALWSGEEQGLIGSQAYVAKHFGRFPEPTDPAQKALPASLREPTGALQKTRDYGKFQVYFNMDNGSGRFRGIYAQENLAAMPIFEAWLAPFHDVGATTVATRNTGSTDHISFDRIGLPGFQFIQDRLDYFTNVHHSHLDTWDHAEPEDLKQAAAIVASFAYNAAMREQPFPRKVEP; this is translated from the coding sequence ATGCTGGCCGCAGCGCTGGCGATGGGTGGCAATGCAGGAGCGCAGCAGCGCGAGACGGTGGACCTGGACATGGTCAGCCGCATCCGCCAGGAGGCCTTCCACCGTTCGCAGGTGATGGACACCTTCAGCTATCTCACCGAGCGCATCGGGCCGCGCCTGACCAACTCGCCGGCCATGGGTCGCGCCAACGCCTGGACCCGCGGCAAGTTCAACGAATGGAAGCTGGACAACGTCCACGACGAGGCCTTCGACGACTTCGGGCGCGGCTGGGAGTTCACTTCGGCGAGCGTGGAGATGCTGGGCGACCGCGTGCAGCCGCTGCATGCACTGCCCAAGGCCTGGACGCCGGGCACCAAGGGGCCGGTTGAAGGCGAGCTGGTCCAGGTCGAGATCAAGAAGCCCGAAGACATCGAGAAGTACCGCGGCAAGCTGCGCGGCAAGATCCTGCTGCTGGACGAGGCGCGCGAGTACAAGCGCGGCACCGAGGCGGATTCGCATCGCCACGACGCCACCTCGCTGGAAGGCCTGCAGGAGTTCACCCTGCCCAAGGACAAGGACGCCACCGCCGAGCGTGCCAAGCGGGTCAAGGAGTATCAGGAACGCCAGCAGCTGGCGACCAAGGTCAATGCGTTCTTCGTGGAAGAGGGCGCGCTGGCCTCGATCAGCATCAGCAGCTGGGACAACGGCATCATCCGGGTTGCCGGTGGTGGTTCGCGCAAGGCCGGTGAGTCGGTGGGCATCCCCGAGCTGGCGATGATCAGCGAGCACTTCAATCCGCTGGTGCGCGCGCTGGAGGCCAAGCAGACGGTGCGCCTGCGCGTGGATGTGGCAGCACGCTTCACCGATGAGGCCGACCAGCCCGGTTACAACACGCTGGCCGAGATCCGTGGCAGCAGCAAGCCCGATGAAGTGGTGATGATCGGCGCGCACCTGGATTCCTGGCACAGCGGTACCGGTGCGGCCGACAACGCGGCTGGCGTGGCGGTGATGATGGAGGCGATGCGCATCCTCAAGGCCACCGGCGCCAAGCCCAGGCGCACCATCCGCGTGGCGCTGTGGAGCGGCGAGGAACAGGGCCTGATCGGCTCGCAGGCCTATGTGGCCAAGCACTTCGGTCGTTTCCCGGAACCCACCGACCCGGCGCAGAAGGCGCTGCCGGCCTCGCTGCGCGAGCCCACCGGCGCGCTGCAGAAGACCCGCGATTACGGCAAGTTCCAGGTCTACTTCAACATGGACAACGGCTCGGGCCGCTTCCGCGGCATCTATGCGCAGGAAAACCTGGCGGCGATGCCGATCTTCGAAGCCTGGCTGGCGCCGTTCCATGACGTGGGCGCCACCACCGTGGCCACCCGCAACACCGGCAGCACCGACCACATCAGCTTCGACCGCATCGGCCTGCCGGGCTTCCAGTTCATCCAGGACCGGCTGGACTACTTCACCAATGTCCACCACAGCCACCTGGACACCTGGGACCACGCCGAACCGGAGGACCTCAAGCAGGCCGCAGCCATCGTCGCCTCGTTCGCCTACAACGCCGCGATGCGCGAGCAGCCGTTCCCGCGCAAGGTGGAACCGTAA